One Nitrospira sp. DNA window includes the following coding sequences:
- a CDS encoding Cytochrome c family protein, whose protein sequence is MRKVPAIVIGAIVAGAVAVGGVAVPLTNHPKFCATCHTIKPAYESWLRSSHKEVECVTCHVRPGVVGWLHDKAWHGTRDVAIYLFGKPTEPHNLQAQVDSAICLGCHRNILRVSEIATRDLPAPVKDVGLIMSHRKHMEAFGRRGQGEGCTTCHAAVVHERPIKGYPIVIPRGHVAADNKPWKPEHPEGSVLHKRALSDCFRCHDNRTEYDGRVLSRKCETCHLPEKITEFLSF, encoded by the coding sequence ATGCGTAAGGTTCCGGCCATTGTGATCGGAGCGATCGTGGCCGGCGCAGTGGCTGTAGGAGGAGTTGCGGTTCCGCTCACCAACCATCCGAAGTTCTGCGCCACCTGCCATACCATCAAACCGGCCTATGAGAGCTGGCTGCGATCGTCCCACAAAGAGGTGGAGTGCGTGACCTGTCATGTCAGGCCCGGCGTCGTCGGTTGGTTGCACGACAAGGCTTGGCACGGAACGAGGGATGTGGCCATCTATCTGTTCGGCAAACCGACGGAGCCTCACAATCTGCAGGCACAGGTCGATTCAGCCATCTGTCTCGGGTGCCATCGCAATATCCTCCGCGTGTCGGAAATCGCGACGCGGGACCTGCCGGCACCGGTGAAGGATGTGGGGCTGATCATGAGCCATCGCAAACATATGGAGGCGTTCGGCCGGCGCGGGCAAGGCGAAGGTTGTACGACCTGTCATGCGGCGGTCGTCCATGAACGGCCGATCAAGGGTTATCCCATCGTGATTCCCCGCGGGCACGTGGCGGCGGACAATAAGCCCTGGAAGCCCGAGCATCCTGAGGGGTCCGTGCTGCACAAGCGTGCGCTGTCGGACTGTTTTCGTTGCCATGACAACAGAACCGAGTACGACGGCAGGGTACTGAGCCGGAAGTGCGAAACGTGCCATCTGCCTGAGAAGATCACAGAGTTCTTGTCGTTTTAA
- a CDS encoding Nodulation protein nolO — protein sequence MLVLGLSNMRDAAAALVSDGRIVAAAEEERFVRQKHVTALPVHAIRYCLREAGATLRDVEAIAVPWKYWLVGRRARLALTAMARSPQLFRVKGTRSLERVGGEWKELFRLRRELTQRVGSVGSRPMFLDHHLCHAASSFLVSPFERSAILVVDGASEADTTLMAMGEGQQITPLDRTPLPHSLGQFYAAMTAFLGFRPDQDEYIVMGLAASGEPTVAATLRREVLRLLPQGRFEMNTGLLDFHLARVGLFGEEFVRLFGPPRRSADELTQRHRDLAASAQLVLEEVLLHLGRRLRSLTDVEVLCLAGGVAYNCVANSRLRAELGFQHVYVPPAAGDSGAALGAALWWTARRGGFASRPPMPSAYLGPQFDEQVCRTALAREGLTAEPVTDAQLYELVAAELARGRLVFWYQGRMEWGPRALGNRSLLADPRREDMRELINSKVKHREPFRPFAPSVLDDRAKEFFDLPAASPFMQFTVRVKASAKGIIPAVIHVDGTARVQTVTRDVNPRFYDLLAAFGNLTGVPVLLNTSFNVQEPIVCSPDDAVRCFLRTQVDWLVLGNLLVRRPSQGTVPTHEH from the coding sequence GTGTTGGTGCTGGGCCTTTCCAATATGCGGGATGCGGCGGCGGCGCTCGTCTCAGACGGTCGAATCGTGGCGGCGGCCGAGGAGGAACGATTCGTGCGGCAGAAACATGTGACGGCGTTGCCGGTCCACGCGATCCGTTATTGCCTGCGCGAGGCGGGAGCCACCCTTCGCGACGTCGAGGCCATTGCGGTGCCGTGGAAGTATTGGCTGGTCGGTCGGCGCGCCCGGCTTGCCCTGACGGCGATGGCGCGGTCCCCGCAATTGTTTCGAGTGAAGGGCACGCGGTCGCTCGAACGGGTCGGAGGGGAGTGGAAAGAATTGTTCCGGCTCCGCCGGGAATTGACGCAACGGGTCGGTTCGGTCGGTAGCCGCCCGATGTTTCTCGATCACCACTTATGCCACGCCGCCAGTTCGTTTCTGGTCTCGCCCTTCGAGCGGTCGGCCATCCTGGTCGTGGATGGCGCGTCGGAAGCGGATACGACGTTGATGGCGATGGGCGAAGGTCAGCAAATCACCCCCCTCGACCGTACTCCGCTCCCCCATTCGCTCGGCCAGTTCTATGCGGCGATGACGGCCTTTCTCGGGTTTCGGCCGGATCAGGACGAATACATCGTGATGGGGTTGGCGGCTTCCGGTGAGCCGACCGTTGCGGCAACCTTGCGTCGAGAGGTCCTGCGGCTGCTCCCGCAGGGCCGCTTCGAGATGAACACCGGCCTGCTGGATTTTCATCTCGCCAGGGTCGGGCTGTTCGGAGAGGAGTTCGTTCGCCTGTTCGGCCCTCCACGGCGTTCGGCGGACGAGCTGACGCAGCGTCATCGGGATCTGGCGGCGAGTGCTCAATTGGTTTTAGAGGAGGTCCTGTTGCATCTCGGCCGCCGGCTGCGATCCCTGACGGATGTGGAGGTGCTCTGCCTGGCGGGAGGGGTCGCGTACAACTGTGTGGCCAACAGCCGGCTGCGAGCCGAACTCGGATTTCAACATGTCTATGTGCCGCCTGCTGCGGGAGATTCCGGCGCCGCGCTCGGGGCAGCCCTATGGTGGACTGCCAGGCGTGGAGGGTTCGCCTCAAGGCCACCAATGCCGTCCGCCTATTTGGGGCCTCAGTTCGACGAGCAGGTGTGTCGAACAGCGTTGGCGCGTGAAGGGTTGACTGCCGAGCCGGTCACCGACGCGCAGTTGTACGAGTTGGTCGCGGCAGAATTGGCGCGGGGCCGTCTGGTGTTTTGGTATCAAGGCCGGATGGAGTGGGGGCCTCGCGCCTTGGGCAACCGCAGCCTTCTGGCGGATCCGCGACGGGAAGACATGCGGGAGTTGATCAACAGCAAGGTGAAACATCGGGAGCCCTTTCGGCCCTTCGCGCCGTCGGTGCTCGACGACCGGGCCAAGGAGTTTTTCGACCTGCCGGCTGCCTCACCCTTCATGCAATTTACGGTGCGGGTGAAGGCGTCCGCCAAGGGAATCATCCCGGCCGTCATCCATGTCGATGGGACGGCGCGCGTCCAGACCGTCACGCGCGACGTGAATCCGCGGTTCTATGATCTCCTGGCCGCCTTCGGGAACCTCACCGGAGTTCCGGTCCTGCTCAACACCTCCTTCAATGTGCAAGAGCCGATCGTCTGTAGTCCCGACGACGCGGTGCGCTGTTTTCTACGGACCCAGGTCGATTGGTTGGTCCTCGGTAATCTGCTGGTGAGGCGGCCATCCCAAGGGACTGTCCCGACCCATGAACACTGA
- a CDS encoding Molybdopterin-guanine dinucleotide biosynthesis protein MobB, which translates to MAVPILCFVGRSNSGKTTLIERVIPELVRAGYKVATVKHAGHGFDLDTEGKDSWRHKQAGASAVVIISKSSLAMFADVSDHMNVEDVRERYLDASYDLILAEGWRSEGYPKVVVVRDQIGEVPVSQDGLLAVVSNKPVETSVPLIDPDDVSAVAALIIRHFPKVQRDDA; encoded by the coding sequence ATGGCCGTCCCCATTCTCTGTTTCGTCGGACGATCGAACAGCGGCAAGACGACGCTGATCGAGCGCGTGATTCCCGAATTGGTGCGGGCCGGGTATAAGGTGGCGACCGTCAAACATGCCGGCCATGGATTCGATTTGGATACGGAGGGGAAAGACAGTTGGCGCCATAAGCAAGCGGGGGCGAGCGCGGTCGTCATCATCTCGAAGAGCAGTCTGGCGATGTTCGCCGACGTGTCGGACCACATGAACGTCGAGGATGTGCGCGAACGGTACCTGGATGCTTCCTATGATTTGATCCTTGCCGAAGGCTGGCGCAGTGAAGGGTATCCCAAGGTCGTGGTCGTGCGCGACCAGATCGGCGAGGTTCCGGTGTCCCAGGACGGCCTCCTGGCCGTCGTGTCCAACAAGCCGGTCGAGACGTCGGTTCCGCTGATCGATCCGGATGATGTGTCCGCAGTGGCGGCCTTGATCATCCGGCATTTCCCCAAAGTCCAACGGGACGATGCGTAA
- a CDS encoding glycosyltransferase family 2 protein, whose product MESVGEFFRQVRETKGLTVDEVASKTRIRTDFVKALEEGNFAKLPDQVFARGFVRSYARSLGLDEEDAIHRFIQSAGAFYEKQGERERLRQRQVEEERRRKANRKAVGIAIAVAIVTLIFLLSREQSSTLVRRSGSDAPPPSKKSAPFAKDAREPAPRQELELPPPIAPVAKPAEPMATPPKTLQEKATVSAPATVAKVPVQTEPVPAQSVPSLGSDGPLAGLSVDGPVGSDGPLVLDLDATELSWVVVQVDGGSPQEALLRPGEKAQWKAQDQFTVTLGNAGGVRAELNGKPQKPFGPSGKVVRDVVLKR is encoded by the coding sequence ATGGAATCAGTGGGTGAATTTTTTCGGCAGGTTCGCGAGACGAAAGGCCTGACGGTCGATGAGGTCGCCTCCAAGACCCGCATCCGGACGGATTTTGTCAAGGCGCTCGAAGAGGGGAATTTCGCCAAACTGCCCGATCAAGTGTTCGCGCGTGGGTTTGTGCGGTCCTATGCGCGCTCACTGGGTCTGGATGAGGAAGATGCGATTCACCGATTCATTCAGTCCGCCGGGGCCTTTTATGAAAAGCAGGGCGAACGGGAACGGCTGAGACAGCGGCAGGTGGAAGAGGAGCGGCGCCGCAAGGCCAACCGCAAGGCGGTAGGGATCGCCATTGCCGTCGCCATCGTCACGCTGATCTTCCTGCTGAGCCGGGAACAGTCCTCGACGCTCGTGCGTCGATCCGGTTCGGATGCCCCGCCGCCCAGTAAGAAAAGCGCGCCGTTTGCTAAAGATGCGCGCGAACCGGCGCCGCGCCAGGAATTGGAACTTCCGCCTCCCATTGCACCGGTTGCGAAACCAGCCGAGCCGATGGCGACTCCTCCGAAGACCTTGCAAGAAAAAGCGACCGTTTCCGCACCGGCGACGGTCGCCAAGGTGCCGGTACAAACGGAACCGGTCCCCGCTCAATCCGTTCCTTCACTCGGATCTGATGGCCCCTTGGCAGGGCTGTCGGTTGACGGTCCGGTCGGGTCCGATGGTCCGCTGGTCCTGGATCTCGATGCGACTGAGTTGAGTTGGGTGGTGGTTCAGGTCGACGGGGGAAGTCCGCAGGAAGCCTTGCTGCGCCCTGGTGAAAAGGCCCAGTGGAAAGCCCAGGATCAGTTCACGGTGACGCTGGGTAATGCGGGGGGAGTCCGTGCCGAATTGAACGGCAAGCCGCAAAAGCCGTTCGGTCCGAGCGGAAAGGTCGTCCGCGACGTCGTCCTTAAGCGCTGA
- a CDS encoding Ribokinase, translated as MGKLLVVGSVALDTVNTPFGEVTEVLGGSATYFSTAASYFTTVDLIAVVGEDFPDQHVAFLKSRKIDLTGLERRPGATFRWKGAYSHQLNEAQTLDTRLNVFETFRPKIPAQYGSPEVLFLGNIDPGLQLDVLQQVKRPALVACDTMNFWINGKREALWKVLEHIDILIINDGEARALGEDPNLVKVAKRILSRGPKHLIVKRGEYGVLMFNEKQVFGAPAFPLDEVRDPTGAGDTFAGGFLGYLAATGNRSPEAMRQAIIFGSVMASFTVEAFSLDRLRILDYKEIEARFKEFKRLTHFEDIGS; from the coding sequence ATGGGTAAGTTGTTGGTGGTCGGATCGGTGGCGTTGGATACGGTGAACACACCCTTCGGCGAGGTGACGGAGGTGCTGGGGGGGTCGGCGACCTACTTCTCGACGGCGGCCAGCTATTTCACCACGGTCGATCTCATTGCGGTCGTCGGGGAAGATTTCCCCGACCAACATGTGGCCTTTCTCAAGAGTCGGAAGATCGACTTGACCGGACTCGAACGTCGGCCCGGCGCCACCTTTCGCTGGAAGGGGGCCTACTCACATCAACTGAACGAGGCGCAGACGCTCGACACAAGGCTGAACGTGTTCGAGACCTTTCGCCCGAAGATTCCCGCCCAGTACGGCTCGCCGGAGGTGCTCTTCCTGGGGAACATCGATCCGGGGTTGCAGCTCGATGTGCTGCAGCAGGTGAAACGGCCGGCCCTGGTGGCCTGCGACACGATGAATTTCTGGATCAACGGCAAGCGGGAAGCGCTGTGGAAGGTGCTGGAACACATCGACATTCTCATCATCAACGACGGCGAAGCGCGGGCCTTGGGCGAGGACCCGAACCTCGTGAAGGTGGCCAAGAGGATTCTCTCGCGAGGGCCAAAACATCTGATCGTCAAGCGCGGCGAATACGGCGTCTTGATGTTCAACGAGAAGCAGGTGTTCGGGGCGCCGGCCTTCCCGCTGGATGAAGTGCGCGATCCGACGGGTGCCGGCGATACGTTCGCCGGAGGATTCCTGGGCTATTTGGCGGCGACGGGAAACCGGTCGCCGGAGGCGATGCGGCAAGCCATCATCTTCGGCAGCGTCATGGCCTCCTTTACCGTAGAAGCCTTTAGCCTTGACCGATTGCGGATCCTGGATTACAAAGAGATTGAGGCACGCTTCAAAGAGTTCAAGCGGTTGACCCACTTTGAGGACATCGGTTCATGA
- a CDS encoding HtrA protease/chaperone protein, with protein MVYRHQRRKVLSVLAVITMVAAVFLIGGLQTGYQAEAAGVPPAFAQGFAEIVKSVTPAVVNIAVTGGGEGRREGRRQLPPGPFGGPPPGEEPPGMEPPGPPGAPPGPPGGGPHRPDQSAGSGVILDPNGYIVTNNHVVEGATQITVTLSDRREFPAKIIGTDPKTDLAIIKIEAKDLSSLKWADYDELQVGDLVLAVGSPFGLSSTVTLGIISALGRGNVGIADYEDFIQTDAAINPGNSGGALVNMQGKLIGINTAIFSRTGGSEGIGFAIPSSIATDIVESLTKTGKVVRGWMGVAIQEITPALAKSFKLPEQRKGVLISDVNENGPSHTAGMKRGDVVVAFNGKEVQSVSQLRNLVARTAVGKDADIKILRDGKEQILKVKVAERPSDEILAKREPGPASAPAETVKPPDNVLASLRVQMLDAAMQSQLNIPAKTSGVVVSSVEAGSAAESAGLQRGDVIQEVNHEVIKSLEDYQKASAKVKKDEMVVLLLSRQGNNLFVAVNPK; from the coding sequence ATGGTGTATCGACATCAGCGCAGGAAGGTACTGTCCGTGCTCGCAGTGATCACGATGGTTGCTGCCGTGTTCTTAATCGGCGGGTTGCAGACGGGCTATCAAGCTGAGGCGGCCGGTGTGCCCCCGGCGTTTGCTCAGGGGTTCGCGGAAATCGTCAAATCGGTCACGCCCGCGGTCGTCAATATTGCGGTGACCGGCGGAGGAGAAGGCCGTCGCGAGGGCCGTCGCCAGCTTCCTCCCGGTCCCTTCGGCGGACCACCTCCGGGCGAAGAACCACCAGGCATGGAACCTCCGGGACCTCCTGGCGCACCGCCTGGTCCTCCGGGTGGAGGCCCCCATCGGCCTGACCAGAGTGCCGGATCCGGGGTGATCCTCGATCCCAACGGCTACATCGTCACCAACAACCATGTTGTCGAAGGGGCCACCCAAATCACGGTGACCTTGTCGGATCGTCGTGAATTTCCTGCGAAGATCATCGGAACGGATCCCAAGACGGATTTAGCCATCATCAAGATTGAAGCGAAGGACCTCAGTTCCCTCAAGTGGGCGGATTACGATGAGTTACAGGTCGGTGACCTGGTACTGGCGGTGGGGAGTCCGTTCGGGCTCAGCTCGACCGTCACCCTCGGCATCATCAGTGCGTTAGGGAGAGGCAATGTGGGCATCGCCGATTATGAAGACTTCATCCAGACCGATGCCGCCATCAATCCCGGCAATTCAGGCGGCGCCCTGGTCAACATGCAGGGGAAGCTGATCGGCATCAACACGGCCATCTTCTCCCGTACCGGCGGGTCCGAAGGGATCGGTTTTGCGATTCCGAGCAGCATCGCAACGGACATCGTCGAGAGTTTGACGAAGACCGGCAAGGTGGTGCGTGGGTGGATGGGCGTGGCGATTCAAGAAATCACCCCGGCCCTGGCCAAGTCGTTCAAGCTGCCGGAGCAGCGCAAGGGGGTCCTGATCAGCGATGTGAACGAAAACGGCCCGTCCCACACGGCGGGGATGAAACGCGGCGATGTGGTCGTCGCGTTCAACGGCAAAGAGGTGCAGAGCGTCAGCCAGTTGCGGAACCTGGTGGCCCGTACGGCGGTTGGGAAGGACGCCGACATCAAGATTTTGCGTGATGGAAAAGAGCAGATTTTGAAGGTCAAGGTCGCCGAACGGCCGTCCGACGAAATACTTGCAAAACGAGAGCCCGGTCCTGCCAGCGCCCCGGCCGAGACGGTGAAGCCGCCCGACAATGTCCTGGCGTCATTGCGCGTGCAGATGCTGGATGCGGCGATGCAGAGCCAGCTCAATATTCCCGCGAAGACCAGCGGGGTGGTCGTCAGTTCCGTCGAGGCCGGCAGTGCGGCGGAGTCGGCGGGGCTGCAGCGCGGCGACGTGATCCAGGAGGTCAACCACGAGGTGATCAAGAGCCTGGAGGATTACCAGAAGGCGTCAGCCAAGGTGAAGAAGGACGAAATGGTGGTGCTCTTGCTCAGTCGGCAAGGGAACAATCTGTTCGTCGCCGTCAACCCCAAATAG
- a CDS encoding TPR repeat, with the protein MTVSHRDRSRSKRTVCRTAGDRCMVLLVGLCVLSGCADEENLRKSKGFYQEGVARLNSDQQQAFVSFQKAVKLNPDNKEAQYGLGHIYASQGRFKLAEESLREAIRIDNDYAEAHTYLGQVLASQDRWQEAIAAYRQALSNPLYPTPDLARFHLGRALMHEGDLQGAMEALEDAATVTPPNVPPAMLQLELGRVYHKLGFDVRAREALSKVSAADKGGEQAAAAQELLGKLKP; encoded by the coding sequence ATGACGGTGAGTCATCGAGATCGGAGTCGATCGAAACGAACGGTGTGCCGAACTGCGGGTGACCGCTGCATGGTCCTGCTGGTGGGCCTCTGTGTGCTTTCGGGCTGCGCCGACGAAGAGAACCTGCGGAAGTCGAAGGGATTCTACCAGGAAGGGGTCGCTCGGTTGAATTCCGATCAACAGCAGGCCTTCGTCTCGTTTCAAAAGGCCGTGAAGTTGAATCCCGACAACAAGGAAGCGCAGTATGGGTTGGGCCATATCTATGCGTCGCAGGGGCGGTTCAAATTGGCTGAAGAATCCCTCCGCGAAGCCATCCGCATCGACAATGACTATGCGGAGGCGCATACCTATCTCGGCCAAGTGCTGGCAAGCCAGGACCGTTGGCAAGAGGCGATTGCGGCGTACCGCCAAGCCCTCAGCAATCCCTTGTACCCGACACCCGACCTGGCCCGGTTTCATCTGGGGAGAGCCTTGATGCATGAAGGGGATCTGCAAGGGGCGATGGAAGCCTTGGAAGATGCCGCGACGGTGACGCCTCCGAATGTGCCTCCGGCGATGCTGCAATTGGAATTGGGGCGTGTCTACCACAAACTTGGGTTCGACGTGCGGGCGCGCGAGGCCCTTTCCAAGGTCTCGGCGGCGGATAAGGGCGGCGAACAGGCGGCTGCGGCACAGGAACTGCTCGGCAAGCTCAAACCATAG
- a CDS encoding Molybdopterin molybdenumtransferase codes for MKAADATTGLTPLHEAQRIVLEAAAPLGLEKVSILDTLGRVLGEDIVAERHNPPWDNSAMDGFAVRAEDIKQDHAISKPVTLAIIEDVPAGKMPTKSVGPGQAIRIMTGAPIPNGADTVVKVEDTEHTPDSVRIFKPEPRGSNIRPQGEDVKKGDCIISKGTPIRSGEAGMLAILAKSFVLVYQRPRVAILSTGDELADLDERFSDEKIINSNSYGIAAAVQEAGGVPILLGIARDNPAALKEKISHGLNADILVLSGGVSMGDYDFTKAVFRDLGAEMNFWKLAIRPGQPLAFGKIQGKLAFGLPGNPVSSMVTFEQLVRPAMLKLSGARGYGRPLVQALFQEKFSKRTDRRHFLRGVLWREGGIFKVRTTGDQGSGILTSMVKANCLIDIPVEVERVNPGDPVTVQLLSGSAWMEQAAPLPSTGHRQSCC; via the coding sequence GTGAAAGCCGCTGATGCGACAACCGGGTTGACTCCCCTTCACGAGGCGCAGCGCATCGTGTTGGAAGCGGCTGCTCCTTTGGGACTGGAGAAGGTCTCGATTCTGGATACCCTCGGCCGCGTGCTCGGCGAGGACATCGTGGCGGAACGTCACAACCCGCCCTGGGACAATTCCGCGATGGACGGCTTTGCGGTTCGGGCCGAGGATATCAAGCAGGACCATGCGATTTCGAAACCGGTCACGTTGGCGATCATCGAGGATGTGCCGGCCGGAAAGATGCCGACCAAGTCCGTCGGACCGGGGCAGGCCATCCGGATCATGACGGGCGCGCCGATTCCCAACGGCGCCGACACCGTCGTCAAGGTCGAGGATACCGAACATACTCCCGATTCGGTGCGCATCTTCAAACCGGAACCTCGCGGGTCCAATATCAGGCCGCAGGGTGAGGACGTGAAGAAGGGCGATTGCATCATTTCCAAGGGAACGCCGATCCGTTCCGGCGAAGCGGGGATGCTGGCGATCTTGGCAAAATCGTTCGTGCTGGTCTATCAACGGCCCAGGGTCGCGATCTTGTCGACCGGCGACGAACTCGCGGATCTCGACGAACGGTTCAGCGACGAGAAGATCATCAATTCGAACAGCTACGGCATCGCAGCGGCCGTCCAAGAGGCAGGCGGCGTGCCGATCCTGCTGGGAATCGCGCGCGACAATCCCGCCGCGTTGAAAGAAAAAATTTCACATGGGTTGAACGCCGACATCCTCGTGTTGTCAGGCGGAGTATCGATGGGCGACTACGATTTCACGAAGGCGGTGTTCCGGGACCTGGGGGCCGAAATGAATTTTTGGAAGCTGGCCATCCGGCCCGGGCAACCGCTCGCCTTCGGCAAGATCCAGGGCAAGCTGGCGTTCGGCCTGCCGGGCAATCCCGTTTCATCCATGGTGACCTTCGAACAATTGGTGAGGCCCGCCATGCTGAAGTTGTCCGGGGCACGAGGCTACGGCCGGCCGCTCGTGCAGGCGTTGTTTCAGGAGAAATTTTCCAAACGGACCGATCGCCGCCATTTTCTCCGCGGTGTCCTGTGGCGGGAAGGCGGCATCTTCAAAGTGCGGACGACCGGTGACCAGGGGTCGGGCATCTTGACCTCCATGGTGAAGGCCAACTGCCTGATCGACATTCCGGTCGAAGTCGAGCGCGTGAATCCCGGCGATCCGGTGACGGTGCAATTGTTGAGCGGCTCCGCATGGATGGAGCAGGCGGCTCCGCTTCCGTCAACAGGCCATCGTCAATCCTGCTGTTGA
- a CDS encoding Twin-arginine translocation protein TatC — MADGFKFQEWLQDTIFKPLEDKKMPVMEHLVELQVRLTRAVIVTAVIFVGTFFYADTLVKWIRVPLQNMFVPGSLSWIPTDLPTVPFVFLAPAEALWQNVKVSGLFALVLGTPYILVEFWHFVVPGLHAQERRFVGPFVLLSTLAFYLGLLFSFFFVLPFALNFLISYGVNAGFIPQLSIAQYVGFALWFLLVFGLIFEVPLAITLLAKLGWVDAPLLKRYRKWAFLAAFIFAAILTPTPDPFNQCLMALPMYIFYEVGIVSAGIFNKKKAEASEVALVPVAAATGPAVAKVAPSVSSGAGEGEYVGVPMGGRRR, encoded by the coding sequence ATGGCTGACGGGTTCAAGTTTCAAGAGTGGCTGCAAGACACGATCTTCAAGCCGCTTGAAGATAAGAAAATGCCGGTCATGGAGCATCTGGTGGAGCTCCAGGTCCGGCTGACCAGGGCCGTCATCGTGACGGCCGTGATCTTCGTCGGCACGTTCTTTTATGCCGATACGCTGGTGAAGTGGATCCGGGTGCCGCTGCAGAACATGTTCGTGCCCGGATCCCTTTCCTGGATACCGACGGATCTCCCGACGGTCCCCTTCGTCTTTCTCGCGCCGGCCGAAGCCCTGTGGCAAAACGTCAAGGTCTCGGGGCTGTTCGCCTTGGTCCTGGGAACTCCCTACATCCTGGTGGAATTCTGGCACTTCGTGGTGCCGGGACTCCATGCCCAGGAACGGAGGTTCGTCGGTCCGTTCGTGCTGTTGAGTACCCTGGCCTTTTATCTCGGATTGTTGTTCTCATTCTTCTTCGTCCTGCCCTTTGCGTTGAACTTCTTGATCTCGTACGGCGTAAACGCGGGGTTCATCCCGCAACTGTCGATCGCGCAGTATGTCGGGTTCGCCCTGTGGTTCCTGCTGGTCTTCGGCCTCATTTTTGAAGTACCCTTGGCGATTACCCTCCTGGCCAAACTGGGTTGGGTGGATGCTCCGCTGCTGAAACGGTATCGGAAGTGGGCCTTCCTTGCGGCCTTCATCTTCGCGGCCATTCTGACGCCGACTCCGGATCCCTTCAATCAATGTTTGATGGCGCTGCCCATGTATATTTTTTACGAAGTCGGGATCGTGAGCGCCGGGATCTTCAACAAGAAGAAAGCCGAGGCTTCCGAGGTGGCGCTCGTCCCGGTCGCGGCCGCGACGGGACCGGCGGTCGCCAAGGTCGCCCCTTCCGTGTCGTCCGGTGCCGGTGAGGGTGAATATGTCGGTGTGCCGATGGGAGGGCGTCGAAGATAA
- a CDS encoding Cytosolic Fe-S cluster assembling factor NBP35: MPRELNVISQPGSSSGGDACIYMWACAICDENETCQKDKEGHSRWLVAKRMERIEYKVLVMSNKGGVGKSTCTTNLAVSLALKGWHVGICDMDIHGPNIPKMVGAEGQKLKISTSGGIIPFQAYNMKIASMSFLLQNSDDPIIWRDAYKYEFINQLLGGVEWQDLNFLLIDLPPGTGNESVTTIDLLGNVSGAVIITTPQEVALLDSRKSVTFCKDSEVPIVGIVENMSGLECPHCHKHVDVFRKGGGEASAADMGVPFLGRIPLDPDVVTQSDAGEPFALFNSDTATAQAYHDIANQVEIFCKKSGSLVKLAPRQQH; this comes from the coding sequence ATGCCACGCGAGTTAAATGTGATTTCACAGCCCGGTTCCAGCAGCGGCGGAGATGCCTGTATCTACATGTGGGCCTGCGCCATTTGCGACGAAAATGAAACCTGTCAGAAAGACAAGGAAGGCCACAGCCGGTGGCTCGTCGCGAAACGTATGGAACGGATCGAATACAAAGTGCTGGTGATGAGCAACAAGGGCGGCGTGGGCAAGAGCACCTGCACCACCAATCTGGCGGTGAGCCTGGCGCTCAAGGGGTGGCATGTGGGGATTTGCGACATGGATATCCATGGCCCCAATATCCCGAAGATGGTGGGGGCGGAAGGGCAGAAACTGAAGATCAGCACGTCGGGCGGGATCATTCCGTTTCAGGCCTACAATATGAAGATCGCCTCGATGTCGTTCCTGTTGCAGAATTCCGACGATCCGATCATTTGGCGGGACGCCTACAAGTATGAATTCATCAACCAGTTGCTCGGCGGGGTGGAATGGCAGGATCTGAATTTCCTGCTGATCGACCTGCCGCCCGGGACCGGGAACGAGTCGGTCACGACCATCGATCTCCTGGGCAATGTCAGCGGCGCGGTGATCATCACGACGCCGCAGGAAGTGGCCCTGCTCGATTCGCGCAAGTCCGTCACCTTTTGCAAGGACAGCGAAGTGCCGATCGTCGGGATCGTCGAAAATATGAGCGGCTTGGAATGTCCCCATTGCCACAAACACGTGGATGTGTTCCGCAAGGGCGGCGGTGAGGCCTCGGCGGCTGATATGGGCGTCCCGTTCCTGGGCCGGATTCCGCTGGATCCCGACGTGGTGACGCAAAGCGATGCGGGTGAGCCATTCGCCCTCTTCAATTCCGATACGGCGACGGCCCAGGCCTACCACGACATCGCCAACCAGGTTGAAATTTTCTGCAAGAAGAGCGGATCGCTGGTCAAGCTGGCGCCGCGCCAACAACATTGA
- a CDS encoding Cytochrome c, class I, translating into MGYLSKFLGVCAAVTLLSVTVVGAEEKDPLKPRVPPDQMADAKAMKNPVASNPESIAKGKALFEGKGTCFNCHGKEGKGDGPAGAILNPSPRNFTNCKFHKKRKDGELFWVIKNGSPGTGMVSLVPAAITEEEAWTIINYERSFCKGGEE; encoded by the coding sequence ATGGGGTATCTTTCTAAGTTTTTGGGAGTGTGTGCGGCCGTCACCTTGTTGTCCGTGACGGTGGTGGGAGCGGAAGAAAAGGACCCGTTGAAGCCGCGCGTTCCGCCGGATCAGATGGCGGATGCCAAGGCGATGAAGAATCCGGTGGCCTCGAATCCAGAGAGCATTGCAAAGGGCAAGGCACTGTTCGAGGGGAAGGGCACCTGTTTCAATTGCCATGGGAAGGAAGGGAAGGGCGACGGTCCTGCCGGCGCGATCCTGAATCCGAGCCCGCGAAATTTCACCAACTGCAAATTCCACAAGAAGCGGAAAGACGGCGAGCTGTTCTGGGTGATCAAGAACGGCAGCCCCGGCACCGGCATGGTGTCCTTGGTCCCTGCGGCGATCACGGAAGAAGAAGCCTGGACCATCATCAATTACGAGCGCAGCTTCTGCAAGGGCGGGGAAGAGTAG